From a region of the Nonlabens sp. Hel1_33_55 genome:
- the porQ gene encoding type IX secretion system protein PorQ yields MAAICNGQIGGEATYQFLNLVSGTKQAALGGRVLTAVGYDPTTAIYNPATINAKMDNQLQVNYVNYLGDVNYGTAAYAYTWDRHLQTFHAGVTYLNYGKFDGFDEQGNSTGEFGGNEVAVSLGYAYNIPWSDFFVGINAKLISSQLENFTSLGGAVDLGLLYYDEEKAIRGALVVRNLGTQFTAYNEVYEDLPLEIALGFSNTMRTLPLRLHVTLENLQQWDIAFSNSANAQRDLDGNVIEDDPSFFNNALRHTVLGVEIFPEDDFQLRLGYSFRRAEELRIQDTRAFSGLSAGFSLKIRKLRFSYSHSRYSLASHTSFIGVNVNLQ; encoded by the coding sequence ATGGCTGCAATTTGCAATGGGCAGATAGGTGGTGAGGCGACGTATCAATTCCTCAACCTAGTTTCTGGTACTAAGCAAGCAGCACTAGGCGGTCGCGTGCTTACCGCAGTAGGCTATGATCCAACCACTGCCATTTACAATCCAGCTACCATCAATGCCAAAATGGATAACCAGCTCCAGGTAAACTATGTGAATTATTTGGGAGATGTCAACTATGGTACAGCAGCCTATGCATATACCTGGGACCGACATTTGCAAACTTTTCATGCTGGTGTGACCTATCTTAACTACGGAAAATTTGACGGGTTTGATGAGCAGGGAAATTCTACAGGCGAATTTGGCGGTAATGAGGTAGCCGTTTCATTGGGTTATGCGTATAATATTCCTTGGTCAGATTTTTTTGTCGGTATTAACGCAAAATTGATCAGTTCACAGCTGGAGAATTTCACCTCGCTAGGTGGCGCCGTGGATTTGGGTCTTTTATACTATGATGAAGAAAAGGCCATACGTGGAGCGCTGGTCGTTCGCAATTTGGGAACCCAGTTTACTGCCTACAATGAAGTTTATGAAGACCTGCCTTTAGAAATAGCGTTAGGTTTTTCAAATACGATGCGCACTTTGCCACTTCGGTTGCACGTGACTTTAGAGAATTTACAGCAATGGGATATTGCATTTTCAAACAGCGCTAATGCTCAACGCGATCTTGATGGTAACGTGATTGAAGACGACCCTAGTTTTTTTAATAATGCGCTGCGCCATACCGTGTTGGGAGTTGAGATTTTTCCAGAAGACGATTTCCAGTTGCGATTGGGATACAGTTTCCGTAGGGCAGAGGAATTGCGGATTCAGGACACTCGAGCCTTCTCAGGTTTGAGCGCTGGGTTCTCTTTAAAGATCAGAAAATTACGATTTAGCTATTCACATTCTCGGTATAGTCTCGCATCACACACCAGTTTTATAGGTGTAAATGTTAACTTGCAATAA
- a CDS encoding lysophospholipid acyltransferase family protein, with product MGLFKKNPFGHILFLKLWLIRIMGVLSHRRYRGFNELQIDGSEIIKDLPPQGVLFVSNHQTYFADVVSMFHVFNASLSGRNDSIKNVGYLWKPKLNIYYVAAKETMESGLLPKIMAYAGAITVERTWRAKGEEINRSVNPDDTKNIGIALDEGWVITFPQGTTKPFKPIRKGTAHIIKQYKPIVVPIVIDGFRRSFDKKGLRIKKRNILQSMEIKPPLEIDYENDSVEKIVEQLEYAIEQHSSFLKVIPAEALQDMEDLNKQRRWEY from the coding sequence ATGGGATTGTTTAAGAAAAATCCTTTTGGTCATATACTTTTCTTGAAGCTTTGGTTGATTCGCATCATGGGTGTTCTATCACACCGGCGCTATCGTGGCTTTAATGAATTACAAATTGACGGTAGCGAGATCATAAAAGATCTACCACCTCAAGGCGTTTTGTTCGTTTCAAACCATCAGACTTATTTTGCAGATGTTGTGAGTATGTTTCACGTATTCAACGCCTCGCTTTCTGGTCGCAATGACAGTATCAAGAACGTGGGATATCTATGGAAACCAAAGCTCAACATCTACTACGTCGCGGCAAAAGAAACCATGGAAAGTGGTTTGCTACCTAAGATTATGGCTTATGCTGGCGCCATTACTGTGGAGCGCACCTGGCGTGCAAAAGGTGAGGAAATCAACCGCTCTGTAAATCCAGATGATACTAAGAACATAGGGATTGCTCTTGATGAAGGTTGGGTGATCACGTTCCCACAGGGAACTACAAAACCTTTCAAGCCTATACGCAAGGGAACAGCTCACATCATAAAGCAGTACAAACCTATAGTAGTTCCTATCGTCATAGATGGTTTTCGACGCAGTTTTGACAAAAAGGGATTGCGCATCAAGAAGCGCAATATCCTCCAATCCATGGAAATCAAACCGCCGCTAGAGATCGATTATGAAAATGATAGCGTTGAAAAGATTGTGGAGCAATTGGAATATGCTATTGAACAACATTCTTCTTTCCTGAAGGTCATCCCTGCAGAGGCGCTACAGGATATGGAAGATCTCAATAAACAGCGTCGCTGGGAATATTAA
- the rpsA gene encoding 30S ribosomal protein S1 has translation MAEETTKQELEAAQDGVTETQVADRVEAETPLEEPTQKEVKPKMDPQEFLDTFDWERYSEGIEKVDEDQLKAFEKLVAENFVDTIDTDVIEGEVIKMTDRDAIIDINAKSEGVISLNEFRYNPNLKVGDKVEVLVDVREDATGQLILSHRKARLIKAWERVNNAHDTGEIVNGYVKCRTKGGMIVDVFGIEAFLPGSQIDVKPIRDYDAYVDKTMEFKVVKINHEFKNVVVSHKALIEADIEEQKKEIISRLEKGQVLEGVVKNITSYGVFVDLGGVDGLVHITDLSWSRINHPNEVVDLDQTLNVVILDFDEDKSRIQLGLKQLEPHPWEALSDKIKPGDKVKGKVVVIADYGAFVEVEEGVEGLVHVSEMSWSTHLRSAGDFVKVGDIIDAEVLTVDREDRKMSLGMKQLSQDPWTDITTKYPVGSRHTGIVRNFTNFGVFVELEEGVDGLIYISDLSWTKKIKHPSEFCAVGDKLEVVVLELDVNGRKLSLGHKQTKDNPWDKYEAEFGLGTKHEVEITEMVDKGAVVKFNDDITVFIPSRHLEKEDGSKLGKGEKAEIEIIEFNKEFKRVVGSHMVIHKEEEAKIVKAAAKQQQEADKPTLGDANSKLQALKDRMEGKAPKAEPKKKKASKKAAKEEE, from the coding sequence ATGGCTGAAGAAACAACAAAACAAGAACTTGAGGCAGCACAGGATGGTGTTACAGAAACTCAGGTTGCAGACAGAGTAGAAGCAGAAACTCCGCTTGAAGAACCTACTCAAAAAGAAGTTAAACCTAAAATGGATCCGCAAGAATTTCTTGACACCTTTGACTGGGAACGTTACAGTGAAGGAATCGAGAAAGTAGATGAGGACCAACTCAAAGCTTTTGAAAAGCTTGTTGCAGAGAACTTTGTAGATACCATCGATACTGATGTTATTGAAGGTGAAGTAATCAAGATGACAGATCGTGACGCGATCATTGACATCAATGCAAAATCAGAAGGTGTTATTTCCCTTAACGAGTTCCGTTACAACCCTAACCTAAAAGTAGGTGACAAGGTTGAGGTACTTGTAGACGTGCGTGAAGATGCGACTGGACAATTGATCCTTTCTCACCGTAAAGCTCGTTTGATCAAAGCATGGGAGCGTGTCAACAATGCACACGATACTGGTGAGATCGTTAATGGGTATGTAAAATGTCGTACTAAAGGTGGTATGATCGTAGACGTATTTGGTATCGAGGCGTTCCTTCCAGGATCGCAAATCGATGTGAAGCCTATCCGCGACTATGATGCATATGTAGATAAAACAATGGAATTCAAGGTGGTGAAAATCAACCACGAGTTCAAAAACGTTGTTGTATCGCACAAAGCACTTATTGAGGCAGATATTGAAGAGCAGAAAAAAGAAATTATCTCTCGTCTAGAGAAAGGACAAGTACTGGAAGGTGTTGTGAAGAACATCACTTCTTACGGTGTGTTTGTTGATCTAGGTGGTGTTGATGGACTAGTTCACATTACTGACCTTTCATGGTCACGTATCAACCACCCTAATGAGGTTGTAGATCTAGACCAGACACTTAACGTGGTAATCCTTGACTTTGATGAAGATAAGTCACGTATCCAGTTAGGTCTTAAGCAATTAGAGCCACACCCATGGGAAGCTCTATCTGACAAGATCAAGCCAGGTGATAAGGTGAAAGGAAAAGTAGTTGTAATCGCAGATTACGGTGCATTTGTAGAGGTAGAAGAAGGAGTTGAAGGACTTGTTCACGTATCTGAAATGTCATGGTCAACGCACCTTAGAAGTGCTGGTGACTTTGTAAAAGTAGGAGACATTATCGATGCAGAGGTTCTTACCGTAGATAGAGAAGATCGCAAGATGTCTCTAGGTATGAAGCAACTTTCACAAGATCCATGGACTGACATTACTACTAAGTATCCTGTAGGTTCACGCCACACAGGTATCGTGAGAAACTTCACTAACTTTGGAGTATTCGTAGAATTGGAAGAAGGAGTTGATGGATTGATTTACATCTCTGACCTTTCATGGACTAAGAAAATCAAGCACCCATCAGAATTCTGTGCAGTTGGTGATAAGTTAGAGGTAGTAGTTCTTGAACTAGACGTTAACGGTCGCAAACTATCTCTAGGTCACAAGCAGACTAAGGATAATCCATGGGATAAATATGAGGCTGAATTTGGTCTAGGAACTAAGCATGAAGTGGAAATCACTGAAATGGTAGATAAAGGCGCTGTTGTTAAATTCAACGACGATATCACCGTATTCATTCCATCACGTCACCTTGAGAAAGAAGACGGATCCAAGCTTGGTAAAGGTGAGAAAGCCGAAATCGAGATCATTGAGTTCAACAAAGAATTCAAGCGTGTCGTAGGTTCTCACATGGTCATCCATAAAGAAGAGGAAGCAAAAATTGTTAAGGCGGCAGCTAAGCAGCAACAAGAAGCTGATAAGCCAACCCTAGGTGATGCCAACTCTAAACTTCAAGCATTGAAGGACAGAATGGAAGGTAAAGCTCCTAAAGCCGAACCAAAAAAGAAGAAAGCTTCTAAGAAAGCAGCAAAAGAAGAAGAATAG
- a CDS encoding TlpA disulfide reductase family protein, with the protein MKRRFLLVLLILIIASCKESKKTSVRDQFELSVTAKNFPDSTKVVLYNRDIDKNIDSTFVINENFKLSGKIDLPSLSYLDFYDKNGKHLDPYKYFFLENDIISITGEYSNFLNATVEGSNQTDLLTKFDSISANSKESDRLSKEINFLYSNANNQMTLSQLLYKKKQISKDSLLLFYGRLDPTNSNSPKGQELLAYAKLNDLKIGDKFRDITGNDLKGNQHKLSDYQGKVVLLDFWGTGCIPCRSQNKKEFPILIDKYGDDFVMISYSLDTNQIGWEQSSEEDKISWLNISDLHGVNGENAKKYSVQALPNSFLIDQNGIIVKSFLGYRKGSIEIEEEIEKLLR; encoded by the coding sequence ATGAAAAGAAGATTTCTACTTGTACTATTGATTTTAATCATTGCTTCTTGTAAAGAGTCTAAAAAAACAAGTGTAAGAGACCAATTTGAATTGTCAGTTACCGCTAAAAATTTTCCAGATAGCACTAAAGTTGTTTTGTATAATAGAGATATCGATAAAAACATTGATTCCACTTTTGTGATTAATGAAAATTTTAAATTATCTGGAAAGATTGATTTACCATCATTGAGTTATTTAGACTTTTACGATAAGAATGGAAAGCATCTTGATCCTTATAAGTATTTCTTTTTGGAAAATGATATCATTTCAATTACAGGTGAATATTCTAACTTTTTAAATGCAACAGTTGAAGGATCAAATCAAACAGATCTTTTGACCAAGTTTGATTCTATATCTGCAAACAGTAAAGAGTCAGACAGATTATCTAAAGAGATTAACTTTCTGTACTCGAATGCCAATAACCAGATGACCTTGAGTCAATTACTATATAAAAAGAAACAGATCTCCAAAGACAGCCTGCTGTTATTTTATGGCAGGTTAGATCCAACTAATTCAAACTCGCCGAAAGGTCAAGAGTTACTGGCTTATGCAAAATTAAATGACTTAAAAATTGGCGATAAGTTCAGAGATATTACTGGAAACGACCTTAAAGGAAACCAACATAAATTATCTGATTATCAAGGTAAAGTTGTTTTGTTAGATTTTTGGGGAACTGGCTGTATTCCCTGTAGGTCACAGAATAAAAAAGAGTTCCCTATATTAATTGATAAGTATGGTGATGATTTTGTTATGATCAGCTATTCTCTTGATACGAATCAAATTGGATGGGAACAATCCAGCGAAGAGGATAAAATTTCTTGGCTGAATATTTCAGACCTACATGGAGTGAATGGAGAAAATGCAAAAAAATATTCAGTTCAGGCTCTACCCAATAGTTTTTTGATTGATCAAAACGGAATTATAGTAAAATCATTTCTTGGTTATAGGAAAGGATCCATTGAAATCGAGGAAGAAATTGAAAAACTTTTGAGATAG
- a CDS encoding NUDIX hydrolase gives MPLPGATAQMEMAAMERLEELQRAQMANKTPREASTMMLIYPKNEVPYFVLIERMLSKGKHSGQIAFPGGRSEEEDDSHAITALRETEEEVGILMGDQEVITAGTPVYIPPSNYLVRPFLAFAKANLSFTPQPSEVKSIIEVPLQQLLDPANVTTYNLSTSYMTDVDVPCFLLKEQIVWGATAMMLNEFKTLFTNAIDR, from the coding sequence ATGCCATTGCCAGGTGCAACCGCACAAATGGAAATGGCGGCTATGGAGCGCCTGGAGGAATTACAGCGCGCACAAATGGCTAACAAAACTCCCAGAGAAGCATCTACCATGATGTTGATCTATCCCAAAAATGAAGTGCCCTATTTCGTACTTATAGAACGCATGCTTTCAAAAGGAAAGCACAGCGGCCAGATTGCATTTCCTGGCGGCAGGTCAGAAGAAGAAGATGACTCTCATGCCATAACAGCATTGCGCGAGACTGAAGAAGAAGTTGGTATTTTAATGGGTGATCAAGAGGTCATAACCGCTGGAACACCAGTTTATATACCGCCCAGTAATTATCTGGTGCGTCCATTTCTCGCTTTCGCGAAAGCGAACTTATCCTTCACACCACAACCTAGCGAAGTAAAATCCATTATAGAGGTGCCGCTGCAACAATTGCTGGATCCAGCAAACGTTACTACCTATAACCTTTCCACAAGCTACATGACAGATGTCGATGTTCCCTGTTTTTTACTAAAAGAACAAATCGTTTGGGGTGCTACCGCTATGATGCTTAACGAGTTCAAAACATTATTCACCAACGCTATCGATCGGTAG
- a CDS encoding alkyl hydroperoxide reductase, translating into MKLTLQLAAIYNVLWGAWVVLFPDMFWELVGMEPLNQPMVWQGMGMVIGVYGLGYWWASYDPMRHWPIVAVGMLGKIFGPLGFVFNYAQGKVPFEFIYTLITNDFIWWIPFFLILKKVHTEYKWKLT; encoded by the coding sequence ATGAAACTCACCTTACAACTTGCCGCAATCTACAATGTCCTTTGGGGCGCTTGGGTCGTACTTTTTCCAGATATGTTCTGGGAATTAGTAGGTATGGAGCCGTTGAATCAGCCTATGGTATGGCAAGGAATGGGAATGGTAATAGGTGTTTATGGTCTAGGCTACTGGTGGGCGAGTTATGATCCCATGCGCCACTGGCCTATCGTGGCCGTCGGCATGCTGGGTAAAATATTTGGACCTTTGGGTTTTGTGTTCAACTATGCGCAGGGAAAGGTTCCATTTGAGTTTATTTATACGTTGATCACTAACGATTTCATCTGGTGGATTCCGTTTTTCTTGATTTTGAAAAAAGTCCACACAGAATATAAATGGAAATTGACTTAG
- a CDS encoding peptidylprolyl isomerase — MNSKLCLLLLLCFIASCKDTKDHSKEIQPDPEPVLSKEEKEELSLAEFYQPSITADGDTLLSYIPQDSVIPFFTRYGKRNPETHVRLKTKFGTIEMELFEETPIYRASFVYLIKNGYYDGTVAHRVVPRFIVQAGDSDDTFTATKRSSAGNYKLPPNILSNVKHAYGTLSSAKEWEDNPEMWHNPFDFFISLRATDHLDGEHTIFGRVTSGMEVAEKISQIETDAGDWPIVDVYLDMSVY; from the coding sequence ATGAATTCAAAATTGTGCTTGCTGTTACTTTTATGTTTTATCGCTTCTTGTAAAGATACTAAGGACCACTCGAAAGAAATACAACCAGATCCAGAGCCTGTACTTTCTAAAGAGGAAAAGGAAGAACTAAGCTTAGCAGAATTTTACCAACCATCCATTACAGCAGATGGTGATACTTTATTGAGTTACATCCCACAGGACAGTGTGATTCCGTTTTTTACTAGATACGGCAAGAGAAATCCAGAAACCCATGTGCGTTTGAAAACAAAATTCGGCACTATAGAAATGGAGCTTTTTGAGGAGACACCTATTTACAGAGCTAGTTTCGTTTATTTGATCAAGAACGGCTATTACGATGGCACGGTAGCACATAGAGTGGTACCTAGATTCATTGTTCAGGCTGGTGATAGTGATGACACATTCACTGCCACTAAACGCAGCAGCGCCGGAAATTACAAATTACCACCTAACATTCTTTCTAACGTGAAACATGCGTACGGAACCTTAAGCAGCGCCAAGGAATGGGAAGACAACCCAGAAATGTGGCACAATCCATTTGATTTTTTTATCTCGCTTAGAGCAACAGATCATCTAGATGGTGAGCATACGATTTTTGGCCGGGTCACATCAGGAATGGAAGTCGCCGAAAAAATTTCTCAAATAGAAACCGATGCAGGTGATTGGCCAATAGTGGATGTGTATCTGGATATGAGTGTTTACTAA
- a CDS encoding DUF1801 domain-containing protein, giving the protein MTSKATSPEEYIKELTEDRKTPMERLRNVILSNLPNGYEETMSYGMIAYQVPLAKYPEGYHAGKGQTPLPFINLASQKNHIALYHMGIYANPQILDWFKQEYPEHAKTKLDMGKSCIRFKKMNDIPFDLIAELCGKISVEEWIETYEEQIKR; this is encoded by the coding sequence ATGACCTCAAAGGCAACCTCTCCAGAAGAATATATTAAAGAACTAACCGAAGATCGCAAAACACCAATGGAGCGTTTGCGTAACGTGATCCTTTCCAATTTACCAAATGGTTATGAAGAAACGATGAGCTATGGTATGATCGCCTATCAAGTGCCTCTTGCTAAATACCCTGAAGGCTATCATGCTGGTAAAGGACAGACGCCCTTGCCATTTATCAATCTCGCCTCGCAGAAAAATCATATCGCCTTATATCATATGGGAATCTACGCCAATCCACAAATACTGGATTGGTTTAAGCAAGAGTACCCTGAACATGCCAAAACAAAACTGGATATGGGTAAGAGCTGCATCCGTTTCAAGAAAATGAATGATATTCCGTTTGATTTAATTGCAGAACTTTGTGGCAAGATTTCTGTGGAAGAATGGATCGAGACTTATGAAGAACAAATCAAGAGATAA
- the cmk gene encoding (d)CMP kinase encodes MQRKITIAIDGHSSTGKSTAAKQLAQELGYLYVDTGAMYRAVSFFALRESLINNGILDTTKLEDRLKDITITFERNPENGNNEVCLNGKNIEKEIRTLKVSNVVSKIAEVSTVRSKLVEQQQKMGAEKGVVMDGRDIGTVVFPNAELKVFMTAAADERAKRRYDELKKRGDKVEYDDVLKNVIERDHIDSNREDSPLVQAEDALLLDTSHMDRDEQFDTLLHWAKEELSK; translated from the coding sequence ATGCAACGTAAAATTACCATTGCCATTGATGGCCATTCCAGTACGGGAAAAAGTACTGCTGCAAAGCAACTCGCACAAGAGTTAGGTTACCTTTATGTCGATACCGGTGCGATGTATCGTGCGGTTTCTTTTTTCGCTTTACGCGAAAGCTTAATAAACAACGGCATTCTGGACACTACAAAATTGGAGGATCGACTCAAGGATATTACCATCACTTTTGAGCGTAATCCAGAAAACGGAAATAACGAAGTCTGTCTCAATGGCAAAAACATTGAAAAGGAAATCAGAACACTTAAGGTAAGCAATGTGGTCAGCAAAATAGCCGAGGTGTCTACCGTGCGTTCCAAACTCGTGGAACAGCAGCAAAAAATGGGAGCAGAGAAAGGCGTGGTCATGGATGGCCGCGACATAGGAACCGTAGTCTTCCCAAATGCCGAATTAAAAGTGTTCATGACCGCAGCAGCTGATGAGCGAGCCAAACGACGTTATGATGAACTCAAAAAACGTGGTGACAAAGTTGAGTATGATGACGTGCTCAAAAATGTCATCGAGCGTGATCATATTGATTCTAATCGTGAGGATAGCCCACTAGTTCAAGCAGAAGATGCGTTGCTGTTAGATACTAGTCATATGGATCGTGATGAACAGTTTGATACATTGTTGCATTGGGCAAAGGAAGAATTGAGCAAATAG